A genome region from Fervidicoccaceae archaeon includes the following:
- a CDS encoding radical SAM protein: MSGAPRLKLTLRRAEVVERRCARCGFCKLVNACHSPRACVGCLSCYWACPREARVLVERGLEVELVPIAVDGAEVLVPEGVSLADALRAAGFVFDPPGSKRPSLACGTGGCWACALLVDGRLERACVTPVRRGMRVETSVEGVEPLRIIHGPEPHLVGGKATPWWEVDYESYVEAAIWAAGCNLRCPQCQNYAVTYDNVGTPATPREAARRLAACHRRYGTRGVAISGGEPTINRRWLVEFFRELSTLVGPGVRRHLDSNGTVLTPDYIDELVEAGCNNIGVEPKCSRVETYMRITGVSDEELASRYLETAWRAAKYVRDRYGEEVYLGVGLVYNKALVSLDEVAEAGDRIASIDCEVQVTVLDYYPAFRRLDISRPSPAEMIEVKRVLEERGLKRVIVQTSLGHVGPGDRRARLA; this comes from the coding sequence TTGAGCGGGGCTCCCAGGCTGAAGCTCACGCTGAGGAGGGCCGAGGTAGTCGAGAGGAGGTGCGCTCGGTGCGGATTCTGTAAGCTCGTCAACGCGTGCCACTCGCCGAGGGCCTGCGTCGGCTGTCTCTCCTGCTACTGGGCCTGCCCGCGCGAGGCCAGGGTCCTGGTCGAGAGAGGGCTCGAAGTAGAGCTCGTGCCCATCGCGGTGGACGGGGCCGAGGTCCTCGTGCCTGAGGGAGTCAGCCTGGCCGACGCGCTGAGAGCAGCGGGCTTCGTCTTCGATCCCCCGGGCTCCAAGAGGCCCTCGCTCGCCTGCGGAACGGGGGGCTGCTGGGCCTGCGCGCTGCTCGTCGACGGGAGGCTCGAGAGGGCGTGCGTGACGCCGGTCCGCAGAGGCATGAGGGTCGAGACGTCGGTCGAGGGCGTGGAGCCCCTCAGGATAATACACGGGCCGGAGCCCCACCTCGTCGGCGGGAAGGCCACTCCGTGGTGGGAGGTCGATTACGAGAGTTACGTCGAGGCCGCGATCTGGGCCGCCGGCTGCAACCTGAGGTGTCCTCAGTGTCAGAACTACGCGGTAACATACGACAACGTCGGGACGCCCGCGACCCCCAGGGAGGCCGCGAGGAGGCTCGCCGCGTGCCATAGGCGCTATGGGACGAGGGGCGTCGCGATAAGCGGCGGAGAGCCCACGATCAACAGGAGATGGCTCGTCGAGTTCTTCAGAGAACTCAGCACGCTCGTGGGCCCGGGGGTCAGGAGGCACCTCGATAGCAACGGGACCGTCCTGACGCCCGACTACATCGACGAGCTCGTCGAGGCGGGCTGCAACAACATAGGCGTCGAGCCGAAGTGCTCTCGAGTCGAGACCTACATGAGGATAACGGGGGTCTCGGACGAGGAGCTCGCCTCGAGATATCTCGAGACGGCTTGGAGAGCCGCGAAGTACGTGCGAGACCGCTACGGCGAGGAGGTGTATCTCGGCGTCGGCCTCGTCTACAACAAAGCGCTGGTGAGCCTCGACGAGGTCGCCGAGGCCGGAGACAGAATAGCGTCGATAGACTGCGAAGTCCAGGTCACCGTCTTAGATTACTACCCCGCGTTCAGGAGGCTCGACATATCGAGGCCGAGCCCGGCCGAGATGATCGAGGTCAAGAGGGTCCTCGAGGAGAGGGGGCTGAAGCGCGTGATCGTCCAGACGTCGCTCGGACACGTAGGGCCGGGCGATAGGAGGGCTCGGCTCGCCTAG
- a CDS encoding MBL fold metallo-hydrolase encodes MLAGLALGYVGGAIGTGLIRPVYEALYPKVPRGKYQFGAVDKLRITCISETSWFQNDVFMGDIRRAGGLLTNQYMIPWSVANVVGGWSKENPDVGSNEGGFSALVETWGPGDAYHRWLLDWGWNQEWMEYIYSQIPAPTKGVPDDRKIRGSVLDLIKAGPKGIEFVISSHEHIDHYWGMDTVLKYYPDVPVYLCGTMYPESKRMLDGVPKGFFPAPYAWNEHPHKGPRIWVTEPLKPYDIYPGLTVVLYDVPIILRTRGELIPYVWVKDHGIVTVTGCTHPGIIYELEYAIRNFKDVDYGKNMAGVYGGLHISPFEEWDPDKDDLVLALPKYGLEWIGANHCTGYITVGKMIEAGLPVIGGRARFKTRKTWYLGNGDQLGLPMDVIEEPLNLEYYKTRKRVLSAVERAVERLRTHPDDKKAFMEWYRGENPLKVETEFNVVEYEVGYL; translated from the coding sequence GTGCTCGCCGGCCTGGCTCTCGGCTACGTTGGCGGAGCGATCGGTACGGGCCTCATCAGGCCAGTCTACGAGGCTCTATATCCCAAGGTTCCGCGCGGCAAGTATCAGTTCGGCGCGGTTGATAAGCTCAGGATCACGTGCATCAGCGAGACGAGCTGGTTCCAGAACGACGTATTCATGGGAGACATCAGGAGAGCGGGAGGCCTCCTCACGAATCAGTACATGATACCGTGGAGCGTCGCGAACGTCGTGGGAGGCTGGAGCAAGGAGAACCCCGACGTCGGCAGCAACGAGGGAGGCTTCAGCGCGCTGGTCGAGACCTGGGGCCCCGGCGACGCGTACCACAGGTGGCTGCTCGATTGGGGCTGGAACCAGGAGTGGATGGAGTACATCTATAGCCAGATACCGGCCCCGACCAAGGGCGTGCCCGACGACAGGAAGATCAGGGGCAGCGTGCTCGACCTGATCAAGGCGGGTCCCAAGGGGATAGAGTTCGTGATATCATCGCACGAGCACATAGACCACTACTGGGGCATGGACACCGTCCTGAAGTACTACCCGGACGTCCCGGTGTATCTGTGCGGCACCATGTATCCCGAGAGCAAGAGGATGCTCGACGGGGTCCCCAAGGGCTTCTTCCCAGCGCCGTACGCCTGGAACGAGCACCCGCATAAGGGCCCGAGGATCTGGGTCACGGAGCCGCTCAAGCCCTACGACATATACCCGGGGCTCACCGTCGTGCTTTACGACGTTCCGATAATACTGAGGACCAGGGGAGAGCTTATCCCTTACGTGTGGGTCAAGGACCACGGCATAGTCACGGTGACGGGCTGCACTCACCCGGGCATAATCTACGAGCTCGAGTACGCGATCAGGAACTTCAAGGACGTGGACTACGGGAAGAACATGGCCGGCGTCTACGGAGGTCTGCACATATCCCCCTTCGAGGAGTGGGACCCCGATAAGGACGACCTCGTGCTGGCGTTGCCGAAGTACGGGCTCGAGTGGATAGGCGCGAACCACTGCACCGGCTACATAACGGTGGGCAAGATGATCGAGGCGGGCCTCCCGGTGATAGGGGGGAGAGCCCGCTTCAAGACCAGGAAGACTTGGTACCTCGGAAACGGGGACCAGCTAGGCCTCCCGATGGATGTAATCGAGGAGCCGCTGAACCTGGAGTATTACAAGACCAGGAAGAGGGTGCTGAGCGCGGTGGAGAGGGCGGTCGAGAGGCTGAGGACGCATCCGGACGATAAGAAGGCGTTCATGGAGTGGTACAGGGGCGAGAACCCTCTGAAGGTCGAGACGGAGTTCAACGTCGTTGAGTACGAGGTGGGATATCTATGA
- a CDS encoding NAD-dependent epimerase/dehydratase family protein, translated as MRALVTGGAGFIGSHVVEELVRRGCAVRVVDNLSTGRLENLRSCASSVEMIVGDLKDPSVALRAVEGVDVVLHFAANPEVRVSSVEPRIHFEENVVATFNVLEASRRRGVEKLALASSSSVYGEPKRIPVDEEAPLEPVSVYGASKAACEALARAYSSLYGLEVVALRYANVVGPRLRHGAIYELLLKLSSDRSRLEVLGDGTQVRSYVHVSDAVEATMIALERAPGGFSVYNVASEDWITVNELVSVMLETLGLGGVEVVHRPVLHGVGWPGDVKRIALKIDKLIGLGWRPKMRSREAVRAAVESLLEELELRDFARPPKSA; from the coding sequence GTGAGAGCGCTCGTGACGGGAGGAGCGGGATTCATTGGGAGCCACGTCGTCGAAGAGCTCGTGCGCAGAGGCTGCGCGGTGAGGGTCGTCGACAATTTGAGCACGGGGAGACTCGAGAACCTGAGGAGCTGCGCGTCGAGCGTCGAGATGATCGTGGGCGACCTCAAGGACCCGAGCGTGGCGCTGAGGGCGGTGGAGGGGGTCGACGTCGTGTTGCACTTCGCGGCCAACCCCGAGGTCAGGGTGAGCTCCGTCGAGCCGAGGATCCACTTCGAGGAGAACGTCGTGGCCACGTTCAACGTGCTCGAGGCCTCGAGGAGGAGGGGCGTGGAGAAGCTCGCGCTGGCCTCGTCCAGCTCGGTCTACGGCGAGCCCAAGCGGATACCCGTGGACGAGGAGGCCCCCCTCGAGCCCGTCTCGGTCTACGGAGCGAGCAAGGCAGCGTGCGAGGCCCTGGCCCGCGCCTACTCGAGCCTCTACGGGCTCGAGGTCGTTGCTCTGAGGTACGCGAACGTGGTGGGGCCGAGGCTCAGGCACGGCGCGATATACGAGCTCCTTCTCAAGCTCTCGAGCGATCGGAGCAGGCTGGAGGTGCTGGGCGACGGGACTCAGGTCAGGAGCTACGTGCACGTGAGCGACGCCGTCGAGGCCACGATGATCGCTCTCGAGAGGGCGCCGGGAGGCTTCTCGGTCTACAACGTCGCATCGGAGGATTGGATCACCGTGAATGAGCTCGTCTCGGTGATGCTGGAGACGCTCGGCCTCGGTGGCGTCGAGGTAGTGCACAGACCCGTGCTGCACGGCGTGGGCTGGCCGGGAGACGTGAAGAGAATTGCCCTGAAGATCGACAAGCTGATTGGGCTGGGTTGGAGGCCCAAGATGAGGTCGAGAGAGGCGGTGAGAGCGGCCGTCGAGTCCCTCCTCGAGGAGCTCGAGCTCCGCGACTTCGCCAGGCCCCCGAAGAGCGCTTGA
- a CDS encoding nucleotidyltransferase family protein, producing the protein MTTFRELEELAANTPVVLPAGGAGRRMGSSKPKPLVELLGKPLIDWAIEYFASSGFREFVLLLGYGAEQVIEHLERNTRRGIKMEYSVDPEPRGRVGKAVALRRAVESGLVKGRSVIAFPDDLFLDSSLPLRLLLAHLEHARSGALATAVLASGYRLPFGVARVGSDGLVEGFEEKPRLDLLVNAGMYALEDEALRLLLDLVPPRPAEPVELETTLMPELARRRKLASLIVPASRWLPINTIKDLEEAEKILSALAVDRAGAEEARP; encoded by the coding sequence TTGACGACGTTCCGCGAGCTCGAGGAGCTCGCAGCCAACACCCCCGTGGTGCTGCCGGCCGGCGGCGCCGGCAGGAGAATGGGCTCGAGCAAGCCCAAGCCCCTCGTCGAGCTCCTCGGCAAGCCGCTGATCGATTGGGCGATAGAATACTTCGCGTCGAGCGGCTTCAGAGAGTTCGTTCTCCTGCTCGGCTATGGGGCCGAACAAGTGATCGAGCACCTGGAGAGGAACACGAGGCGGGGAATAAAGATGGAGTACTCCGTGGACCCGGAGCCCAGGGGGAGAGTGGGCAAGGCCGTGGCTCTGAGGCGAGCCGTGGAGTCGGGCCTCGTGAAGGGGAGGAGCGTGATAGCGTTCCCCGACGATTTGTTCCTGGACTCCAGCCTCCCGCTGAGACTCCTCCTGGCTCACCTCGAGCACGCTAGGAGCGGAGCCCTCGCGACGGCGGTTCTGGCCTCTGGCTACAGGCTCCCCTTCGGCGTGGCCAGGGTCGGGAGCGACGGACTAGTCGAGGGGTTCGAGGAGAAGCCCCGACTGGACTTACTCGTCAACGCCGGGATGTACGCCCTCGAGGACGAGGCTCTGCGACTTCTCCTAGACCTCGTGCCGCCGAGGCCCGCTGAGCCCGTGGAGCTCGAGACGACGCTGATGCCCGAGCTCGCGAGGAGGCGCAAGCTGGCCTCGTTGATCGTGCCGGCCTCCAGGTGGCTCCCGATAAACACGATCAAAGACCTCGAGGAGGCCGAGAAGATCTTGTCGGCTCTCGCGGTCGATAGAGCCGGGGCCGAGGAGGCTAGACCGTGA
- a CDS encoding NAD-binding protein, translated as MRYVVVGATHFAELALRTIREHDLSPLISVVERSTEVAETLARAHGASAFHGDLEDLATLEKAGARRADFFLAATESDSLNLRLGELAKNVLKVPRVLVFLRNPMNAELAREKGLEPVAPDELALADLIVKLSSSEWVEIPLPGELGVSVLFYRVSGRGSPPLGEVRAAVEELGGLLIVRSPAGELARSEPRLGRGWTLTAVVPRERREELLKRLARICSRRAERGEEAPEAEAWSSG; from the coding sequence TTGAGATACGTCGTGGTGGGGGCGACGCACTTCGCCGAGCTAGCCCTCAGGACCATTCGAGAGCACGACCTCAGCCCCCTGATCTCTGTCGTCGAGAGGTCGACCGAGGTGGCCGAGACGCTGGCCAGAGCCCACGGGGCTTCGGCCTTCCACGGAGATCTCGAGGACCTAGCTACCCTCGAGAAGGCGGGGGCTCGGAGGGCCGACTTCTTCCTGGCCGCGACCGAGTCGGACTCGCTGAACCTCAGGCTCGGCGAGTTGGCGAAGAACGTGCTCAAGGTCCCCAGGGTCCTCGTCTTCCTCCGCAATCCCATGAACGCCGAGCTCGCGCGAGAGAAAGGGCTCGAGCCCGTGGCTCCCGACGAGCTAGCCCTAGCCGACCTGATCGTCAAACTTAGCTCGAGCGAGTGGGTCGAGATCCCCCTCCCCGGCGAGCTCGGCGTCTCGGTCTTGTTCTACAGAGTCTCGGGGAGGGGCTCTCCGCCCCTCGGCGAGGTGAGGGCGGCGGTCGAGGAGCTCGGGGGCCTCCTGATCGTCAGATCTCCCGCCGGGGAGCTCGCGCGCTCGGAGCCAAGGCTGGGGCGCGGGTGGACCCTCACGGCGGTCGTCCCACGCGAGAGGCGAGAAGAGCTCCTCAAGAGGCTTGCGAGGATCTGCTCTAGGCGAGCCGAGAGGGGCGAGGAGGCCCCGGAGGCCGAGGCTTGGTCGAGTGGCTGA
- a CDS encoding PAS domain-containing protein yields MSVNVAETLEGVGRVEESRLESLLEAFRQAPSVLFSLLDSLDFAVVLMDPSYRLLYVNEPFARLYGLKIDEIRRMLGKRCYELLRGASSPCSDIPCPARKVVESRSVEVVEQIRTTAVGLKKLVQVAYPLFRGGELVLILKVVREDPRGGVLKAVIERAVSYSMEPAVLLDSGGKILNYNEAFERLPRAVREDLARYLSSLVMNHEISDSYIEKIYAPTESLVRVVPVKASGDIMPTFYLAFVDTMVLRAWERLLSALGLRGGRLYYLVEEAPSRSLKIFEALCSAGFECVAIARSPPDRLGFAARVEAAAPSRAVEALDELLRRSWRRRPAVYVDGLYYLHLNAPGGLARVLPSLRDLAETTGGVVLLSISPSELSEVPLLREILMREGVELPHVEARLLPKPLAEVLKVLRDFEARGITPSLVEVARALRSSKPTVIKRIRALESLGYVEASRRGRTKLLRLSEKGRSLSMLL; encoded by the coding sequence TTGAGCGTCAATGTAGCCGAAACCCTCGAGGGCGTTGGCCGAGTCGAGGAGTCCCGTCTCGAGAGTCTCCTCGAAGCGTTCAGACAGGCCCCCTCCGTCCTCTTCTCTCTCCTCGACTCTCTCGACTTCGCTGTCGTATTGATGGACCCGAGCTACAGGCTCCTCTACGTGAACGAGCCCTTCGCGAGACTCTACGGGCTGAAGATCGATGAGATCAGGCGCATGCTCGGGAAGAGATGCTACGAGCTGCTGAGAGGGGCCTCGAGCCCCTGCTCAGACATACCGTGCCCCGCCAGGAAAGTCGTCGAGAGCCGATCCGTGGAGGTGGTCGAGCAGATCAGGACCACGGCGGTCGGGCTCAAGAAGCTAGTGCAGGTGGCCTATCCCCTCTTCCGCGGAGGAGAGCTCGTGCTGATATTGAAGGTCGTGAGGGAGGACCCAAGAGGGGGGGTTCTCAAGGCAGTCATCGAGAGAGCCGTCTCGTACTCCATGGAGCCGGCCGTTCTCCTCGACTCGGGGGGCAAGATCCTGAATTACAACGAGGCCTTCGAGAGGCTCCCGAGAGCAGTCCGCGAGGACCTCGCGCGCTACCTCTCGAGCCTCGTGATGAACCACGAGATCTCAGACTCCTACATCGAGAAGATCTATGCGCCGACGGAGTCTCTGGTCCGGGTCGTCCCCGTCAAAGCTAGCGGGGATATCATGCCCACCTTCTACTTGGCCTTCGTCGACACGATGGTACTTAGAGCCTGGGAGAGACTGCTCTCCGCTCTCGGGCTGAGAGGGGGCAGGCTCTACTACCTCGTGGAGGAAGCCCCCTCGAGGTCGCTGAAGATATTCGAGGCTCTATGCTCCGCCGGCTTCGAGTGCGTGGCCATCGCGAGGAGCCCGCCCGACCGCCTGGGCTTCGCCGCTCGGGTCGAGGCGGCCGCCCCAAGCAGAGCCGTCGAGGCTTTAGACGAGCTGCTGAGGAGGTCCTGGCGCAGGAGACCGGCCGTCTACGTAGATGGCCTCTACTATTTACATCTCAACGCGCCCGGGGGGCTCGCGCGAGTGCTGCCCTCTCTGAGGGATCTCGCGGAGACCACGGGCGGCGTGGTCCTGTTGTCGATCTCGCCTTCCGAGCTCTCGGAGGTTCCGCTGCTCCGGGAAATCTTAATGAGGGAGGGCGTCGAGTTGCCCCACGTCGAGGCGCGATTGCTGCCTAAGCCTCTCGCGGAAGTCTTGAAGGTCCTGCGCGACTTCGAGGCCAGGGGGATCACTCCGTCTCTGGTCGAGGTCGCCAGGGCTTTGAGGTCGTCGAAGCCTACGGTCATCAAGAGGATCAGAGCCCTCGAGTCGCTGGGCTACGTAGAGGCGTCGAGGAGAGGCAGGACGAAGCTGCTGAGGCTGAGCGAGAAGGGGCGCTCTCTATCGATGCTGCTTTGA
- a CDS encoding glycosyltransferase, which translates to MPRIGSARGPPRVSVVIPARNEGRFIGRSVKVARSARGVSEVIVVDGGSTDDTREVARRAGAEVVAQSDLRYPGKGIAMRDGFYYSTGDVVVFVDADIKNLGPQFIERLYEPIARGEADFVKGTYARAGGRVTELVAKPLLAMLYPELSRFGQPLSGEIAGTRRAFKCVDWPPGWGVDVAVLIDVHRAGLRIAEVDLGYKDHDMKPLSLLTEMAREVAETILLRAARDGKISLGEASRLAERLVKEATKP; encoded by the coding sequence GTGCCCCGAATAGGCTCGGCCCGAGGACCTCCGCGCGTCAGCGTCGTGATCCCCGCGAGGAACGAGGGGAGGTTCATCGGGAGGTCCGTCAAGGTCGCTCGCTCGGCCAGGGGGGTGTCCGAGGTCATCGTGGTGGACGGGGGGAGCACGGACGACACGAGAGAAGTCGCGAGGAGGGCCGGGGCCGAGGTGGTGGCTCAGAGCGATCTGCGCTACCCCGGCAAGGGCATCGCCATGAGAGACGGCTTCTACTACTCCACGGGCGACGTCGTGGTCTTCGTTGACGCCGACATCAAGAACTTGGGGCCGCAATTCATCGAGAGGCTCTACGAGCCCATAGCGAGGGGGGAGGCCGACTTCGTCAAGGGGACCTACGCGAGGGCGGGGGGCAGAGTCACGGAGCTCGTGGCCAAGCCCCTCCTGGCCATGCTCTACCCGGAGCTCTCGAGGTTCGGCCAGCCGCTCAGCGGGGAGATAGCCGGGACTAGGAGGGCGTTCAAGTGCGTCGACTGGCCCCCCGGCTGGGGAGTAGACGTCGCGGTGCTCATAGACGTCCACAGAGCTGGCCTCAGGATCGCGGAGGTAGATCTAGGCTACAAGGACCACGACATGAAGCCTCTCTCGCTGCTCACGGAAATGGCGAGGGAGGTGGCCGAGACTATACTCCTGAGAGCGGCGAGAGACGGGAAGATAAGCCTGGGGGAGGCCTCGAGGCTCGCCGAGAGGCTCGTCAAGGAGGCGACCAAGCCTTGA
- a CDS encoding cysteine synthase family protein — MVFEVVKLIGKTPMVRLGRLAPPGREICVKLEYLNPTGSHKDRAALYMMRDALERLGLREGDVVVEASSGNMAVSVAVVARAFGLRPVIVVDEEVSPEKLSLIKLTGAEVELGSSDPSSPRYYVRVAEDIARKRGGVFLNQYANPANVRAHYETTAREIWEDTSGRIDAFVMGVGTGGTISGVGRFLKERSPRIRVVAVTPRGSKLVGGPGAEYIDGLASKEVYPNLDLSVVDEIAEVSRVEAIETARALAREEGLLVGISAGANVRASVEVAKRMPEGSVIVTIAPDSALRYLRALLGPSG; from the coding sequence TTGGTCTTCGAGGTCGTAAAGCTCATCGGTAAGACCCCAATGGTGAGGCTCGGGAGGCTGGCGCCTCCGGGCCGCGAGATCTGCGTCAAGCTCGAGTACCTGAACCCGACCGGCAGCCACAAGGACAGAGCTGCTCTCTACATGATGAGAGATGCTCTCGAGAGGCTCGGGCTGAGAGAGGGCGACGTGGTGGTGGAAGCCTCCTCGGGCAACATGGCGGTCTCCGTGGCCGTCGTCGCGAGAGCGTTCGGCCTCAGGCCCGTGATCGTCGTGGACGAGGAGGTGAGCCCCGAGAAGCTCTCACTGATAAAGCTAACGGGGGCCGAGGTGGAGCTCGGGAGCTCCGACCCGAGCTCGCCTAGGTATTACGTGAGGGTGGCCGAGGATATCGCGAGGAAGCGCGGCGGGGTCTTCCTGAATCAATATGCTAATCCCGCCAACGTGAGGGCCCACTACGAGACGACGGCCAGGGAGATATGGGAGGACACAAGCGGCAGGATCGACGCGTTCGTGATGGGGGTGGGGACGGGCGGTACGATATCGGGAGTGGGGAGATTCCTCAAGGAGAGGTCGCCGAGGATAAGGGTCGTTGCCGTTACGCCCAGGGGCTCAAAGCTCGTCGGAGGCCCCGGCGCCGAGTACATAGACGGGCTCGCGTCGAAAGAGGTCTACCCCAACCTCGACTTGTCCGTGGTCGACGAGATCGCGGAGGTGTCTAGAGTCGAGGCCATCGAGACGGCGAGGGCTTTGGCGAGAGAGGAGGGCCTGCTCGTGGGGATATCCGCCGGGGCAAACGTCAGGGCGTCGGTCGAGGTCGCTAAGAGGATGCCGGAGGGCAGCGTGATCGTCACGATAGCGCCGGACTCGGCTCTGAGGTATCTCCGTGCGCTCCTGGGCCCGAGTGGTTGA